The nucleotide window TTTGTGATAAAATAGCTTTCTAACCCAACCACAGGATATTCTGTTCAATCCAGCTGAATACTTTACATGTGGCATCTTCCCTTAACATAATTTGGATTTGAATGTATTTTCAGGACAATGATAAGACTCTCAGTTAGACAAATAAATtacttataaatacatgtataagaaaactCAATCAAcatgcataaaaatattgatggcAGGATAAGTAAGCTGTAGATAGGTAAaacagtacatgtagtatttccAGAGTCAGAAAAAAATTCATCAATCAAAATATAGTGATTATTCAATGGATGCATCAGActatttcacaaacacaaaatGATGAGTTTTAACTTATCGACATAAGTTTCTCCTTTGGAATTACCTTTGGTGGTTGCCAATCTCCCGTCCCAGCGGGAACTTGTTTGAAATTGGTAGTCACTGTTCCTTCGACGCAAACATGAcatcaaaagtgaaaataaacGGGCATTAGCCATTAAAAACGGGTTCCAATCTCTGCTACGATCATTTGTACCTTGGATACATCAGAACTGTAGTCTATCGTATACATCTGGTGAAATCCAAATAGCCGTGGAAGTCTCTTGAATAGACGTAAACCAACAAAAAATCGAACAATGTTAAGATAAAATAAGGATAGGTCTACATAAAGTCCTTTAAGATAGTGGTCTCCAATGCGACACCAGATCACAATTTCAAGGTTCTTTTGGACACGGACAGCAACATCAACTAATGTCAACCACTTGGCAAAGAAACAGTTCGCTGATCGATGTTGATTGACGCAAGTCTGGTAACGTCGGTGATAAAATCGGCAATCTATATATCCTTACTAAATTATTACTAAAGATAAAATTGTCTAAttaaattcaatttctaatcaAAATCATCAACTGAAATACCTTCATCATAAATATAGGGAAATATATCActcatgaaaataaatttggTTGTATGAGAGGCTGACACTGCATTGGCTGGTGTATCTCTCTGTACCTTGTGTTGCTTGCGATTTTTCCTTGAACATATTTAAACGTGTTGCTATGTAGATTTTTTTGTGACGCGTTCTGTATTCAAAATACTGATAGAAATGGCTATCTGAAGCTAAATGTCGGAGATTATCTTACATGTTCATTATTTTGAGTTTTATTCTTGTTCTTTCAATAGACCCTACTCTTCAATGACGTCATCGGAGAACCGGATGGGACCCACAGTATCGACTGCGTCTTCAAACTGTCCAACACCTGTTTTGAGTTATGGAAGGGTCTGTGCTACAAGTTGCTGACCTTTTGTTGCGGTTGCTGCATCGCTATAGAGTGGGGGTGCGAATTTGCGTATATCGCATTTGCCCATATTTGGTTCATATCACCTTGCTTGAAAGTCTGTGAAATCAATTGTGGAGTTTGTCAGCGAATCTATACCACGTGTATCAACTGTTGTTGTACTCCGTGCTACGAGTCCATTGGTGGAATATTCCATCATTTCAAGAGATGAAAACATACTTTTTAGATTATTTATCAAGATGTCTTTCTTAAAGCTGGAATAAGCTTTATTTCCTTTCCGTCCATTGttgtatcaaaatattaaattaaaaattgttataCAAAGTCAGaggtttattttgttttttatcatgATTTGGTGATACATGGTCAAGGTGTTGATATCTAGTGACATTGAATGCGAAAACACAAAACGgtatttctcatattttatggtatttataacgatctagtttatcACTGCAACATATCGTTGTGTCAATGCtgtttgaatttttcataaaaaatgagACCGTCCTTTGCATTTTGACTACAGACAACTTTTTCTTTATAACGGTTATATTTGTTTGGAAACCTCTCTCTCTTATAAATGAAGAGTTTGAAGAAGACAACCCAATGAAGTTATTCACAAGATATAGTGAGTGTTAGTGGGGTATGGGATATATAGGAAGAAAATAACAGAAAACGTAACGAACATATTTCAATAGAGCAAGAAATACAGTGTAATTGTATTTGAACCTACCAGAGTTCTATTGATCTCCGTAAACTGTCACTCTCATGTTTATCAGAAAAGAAATTCTCgtgaatgatacatgtatacatattcatCAGTATGCACTACGTacttggttggttggttgtatgttGCTTAACATCcagctcgagaatatttcactcatatggaaacatcCCAATTGTCTGTAAGGGGTTGCAACATCTAGGTCTATGCTCAGTGCtcacggcctttgagtaggaatggatctttatcgtgcaataCCTGCTGTagcacgggacctcagtttttgcagtctaaTAAGCAGAACCTCCCCCATGTTCTCACCTCTTAGTGCAAGCAAGGAGGACTGAAGACTATTCTAAGCCGGATCCTCATGTATTTCGATATTgcattgaacatagatgttgaCGACCAACTAACagctcaattttatgacaaacgggatgatgccagcttctccaccgtcaattttccatattttagcaatatttcattatgacATGCACACGGTGATTATGtctctcatctgattcgatatacgagagcatgttctgtgcATGATTAATCGTACAATCGAGACTACCcattaacaaacaagttgatgtttcaACGGTTTCGACAGTCcattttaagtcagcatttcgtacaTTCTATAGTCGTTGTGATGCTTTGATTTGCAAACACAACTTGTCATTTGGCGAACGCTGTATGAAATGTTTCATAGgaattgttaggcagttctttaGATACTGAATTTGATTAACCCGTTAACCTGATCAGTATATATGGCTCGgggtgggtgtaaccggtcgacataCACCTCCTACatacctgctcccacctctttACAGGAATTTATGTTTGCTttgctttttattttgtatgataggatttatgagattgataactgttcttTATGTTTACTTTCGCATATAATAATCGTGTAACATTGACGTAATTTTTGTTAGGTCACTATCATATTGTACAAAATCCTAGTTTGAAAAATAAGGATTGAATCTCTCAATATTCGCATATGGTAAGGAAAAGTAATTTAAATTTGGAAAATTCTGCTCGACGCCGAATATTCATTGGATGAATGTGTCAACTCAAATTCCTCTTCCTCTTTAGAGCTTGCCATCACATCATGTTCTGTATTATGTGTGAAATATACCAAGTATTCCCGGTTAAGATATATTTGGGGGTAGCTATTTTATCCAAGTCAAATACGTTTGACAGGTAAATGGAAATGAAGCGTGATGTATCGTGAGCGTACTTTTAGAAACAGAGACCGGGACGTTAATGTTCAATATATGAGTAACGTCAACGTATTGATAGTCGTTTATTTCGATTTGGTACTTTAAAGGTCACAAAGAGGAAAATAATTCCGAACAGGAAAAGagattatttctttaaaaaccaGTTTCCTATTGTATAGAACTTGTGCTGTTTGTTGCTAAAACAGACACGAATTCATTCACAAAACAAGCGAGGAAAAGCTAGAGAAATTTAAAAACGTCATTGTCAATCACTGTAATGACCGCGGTATATAAACGAGTTTCAGGTGCCTATTTGTATATCAACGGGTCATTTCTTACCAATCAGAGTTTATTGACAAAGTCTTGTgtaatatgtatacaaaatctGCGAACCATAGTGACCACCTCCACTAGACTCACTTGGACTCTTTACAGAGCGGACGCAGAGAGTTTTTCTGTATACGAAAAGTACAATGGCGGACAAAACGGGAGAAATTGATTTGGAGAACAGGGATCCTAACGGATTAAATAGTCATCTCGGGGTAGGGAGATACATCATTCTATGTCAAAGAAATCTTATTAGTGAAATGGTTAGGTCTcgtaaaatagaaataaagttcccGTTTGGGAAAATGTACATGGATGAAATTTAACGTTTTGCAGGTGGATGTGGGAaacattttttccaatattttttttctgcgTACGAAAcacaaatgaatatttatatgtaGACATTCTGTCTAATTAATacaatgaatttttatattgaatCACAGATTATGTTCTTGAATCTGAttgaatgaatttcattatttccCTCTGAACTGCCTCTTTAGATGTGGTAACTGTATTCTAAGGATAAATATACGATTGATAGGTTAGATAATAGGCTCTCTTATTATagataatgtaaaaaaaaataatatagaggaaattcgatctATGATAACGACATGATTTATAATTTTCGTTCATCTATTTTGCTAAATACATATCACTGTgctataaaattaatttcatttactttttaaaatagaCCTCCGCCATTGCATACTAAATTGAAACGTTTTAACATACTATTTATCATACCTGTGAAACCTTACGGTTTCTTTTCATCGCAATATGAGTCTTATTTTCAGAATTTTGTCTGAGTTTTGCATTGACATGTCTGTAATATAGAATAATAATACTAAATGCGATTATATTCCATTGACTACTCATGATTACAGTTTTTATTgttctggtacatgtattattagaCTCTCtttgtatttgtatttgtaGACCCTACTCTTCAATGACGTTATCGGAGAACCGGATGGGACCCACAGTATCGACTGCGTCTTCAAACTGTCCAACACCTGCTTTGAGTTATGGAAGGGTCTGTGCTATAAGTTGCTGACCTTTTGTTGCGGTTGCTGCATAGCGATGGAGTGGGGCTGTGAATTTGCCTACATCGCATTCGCCCATATTTGGTTCATATCACCTTGCTTGAAAGTCTGTGAAATCAATTGTGGAGTTTGTCAGCGAATCTATACCACGTGTATCAACTGTTGTTGTACTCCGTGCTACGAGTCCATTGGCGGGATATTCCATCATTTCAAGAGATAAAaccaaactttttaaaattatttaacaAGATGTTCTATTTAATGCTGGCTTGAGTTTCTCTTCTTTCCGTCCATTGTttcatgtatattgaaataaatcttATACAATGTCAGATCTTTGTTATActttctattatgaatttttgataagaaaatatGGTGTAGATGTGATATGACATTGAATGCCGAATACTCAaaacagcatttcgcaaattttatgatcGCTacaacgatctaatttaccaatacaacctatcattaggtaaAATGCCCTATGACATGTGTCATACCAATGGGGAAAGTTCTTTgaacactaattttgactacggattactccataaACCCGATGGAAATATTGAGGTCACGGcggttatatttatattacaaatgtcattttctctatgaaccaaccaatttcagcacgtgacacaatccgttcatttTGACTATAAACGGATTAtaaactagcttaaagcacgcaactgagagagcgtaatgatttgaaaaaaatacaacatgtgttacaaagatcttgCAAACTCGCACTTCtgattaagattgtgaacttacgtggattatcatcctaatcttgtggtctcctagctccaaaatacagtgcaccctGCAATGTTGTTAAAGGCAGGGTAAGACGAACTGTGACGTCACGTTTATGTTTTGACGTACATCACAATACGATTGTGACATAGGTGGAtcttaggagttcgttttatgcaacaaaatatttcctaACTTATATAAGCAGTGTAAACAAATGGTGATTAAGtaaatgaatatgaatataagaaatgaacatcacttttgaactgttcatggtcaatatgaacggatttggatttaaGACAAATTTTTTGtgaatctctattttgtattctttataggatttatgagatcaatCACTGTTTCTTATCTTCATCTTTCCATATCGTGATGGTATCTGAAGGGTCGTGCACTATTTGTGAAAACCCTTACAACCATTTTTGGCATAGTATGGTCAATATATAACATTGTTATAATTATTATGCTGACTGTCCATTTATTTCCAAATAGATGAATATCTACGATTAGATCGATCACTCCGAATGTACTTGAATGTTGAGAAAGGgggtatttcaaattttgtatgaatagTTTGTTATTCTGTTGGATTATAACCATCAAAAATGGATCATAACTCATCATTTTTGTGTCAATCAAATATCAGGACAAGTGTTTTTATAACGGTTTTATTTGTTGGaaaacctctctctctctctctctctctctctctctctctctctctctctctctctctctgtaagactccaaagtgcgatggtttcgccaaagtgcgatggtctgcgccaaagtgcgatgatttgttaacgttacggacaCCAAAGTACGACGGTCACGCAAAAGTATGACGGTCTCTCTTCTATAGGCACGCTACGCCAAAATGCGATGGTCTGGCAAGCCAAAGTGCGATTAACTATCATTTATAGGCGCaccacgccaaagtgcgatggtctaaCACTCCAAAGTTCGATGGTTGCGGGGTAGAGTAACGTTTGTGAAGtcatttattatgacgtcattcgTAACTTCTTTCAAAATCCAACGTCAGTTTGCACCAACAAAGTTCTTTCTACTGGCAACAAGACCTTCGGGATGTCGGAGAAAGCCTGGGTGAATAAGATTTACATGGACGATAGCAAGGACAATGTATTGTAAGAACGGCAAAGTACTTCGACCAAACATGCtgtaattcatgatcatttcaTTCTATCATTTGTGATATACACATAATAAATTacttgggggagggggtatgcTATAATGGAAAGTATTCTATGCGATTTTGCGCTTGAAAATTTTGTGTCCATTAACACGACAAataaatggtaatgaaataagtttctATTATTATAACTATTTTGCATTGATATTTAGGTGAAACAACACATGGTTGGTACaatctgtaccaaaacactgtgtgCATTCAGTTTGCAAACCAACGTGCCACTCCATCGCACTTTCGCGTGCCacaccattgcactttggcgcATTATTATGGAGTCCTACATATATAATTTAACCACGAATAGAGAAGAGCTGTGGGTCGTAATAGATGGCGTGTTAGCTTTGGAAGCGTGCTGCCATGATATCGAATTCGGGAATGGGAATGGGCACATTATTTATCTGAAGAGTTTGAAGAAAACAGAGTAAGCTTAAACAAAAAAGAGATAGTGTTAGTACGTTATGGAGATATATTATAAGTGAATACAATGTAATTTGAAGACGACAACACAATAGAATTATTCACAAGACATAGTGATAGTGTTAGTAGAGTATTggctatatttttatttttttaatagagTAAGAAATAGTTGTATTTGAATCTCCAAAATTCAGTTGATCTTCATAAATAGTCACTTATATGCACAAAGTCTTCCATATCTACTCACAATCAAATCACATTAGCTCGATTGTGTTTGAGATATGCCAAGTATCCCTGATATAAAGATAGGTTTCGTTTGGGGTAGCCATTTTCATTCACGTCATAAAAAGTTTTGCAGGTCAACGAAAATGATGTATCTTCAGTGTGCCTTCAATAGATAAGTAACGGCGATGTATTGCTAGTGGTTTATCTAGATTTGCGAAGTTGTTGTCCTAATTCAATGGCACTTTAAAAGTCACAAAGAGGAATCATAACTCCGAACAGGAAAAGAGATTCTTTCTTTAAATGACAGTTTCGTGTGCTATTTGTTACTAACGCAGACACAAATTCGCTCAAAAAACAAGCGAGGAAAAGCTAAATAAGTTTCAAATCGTCATTGTCAATCTCTGTAATGACCTCTCCATATAATCGAGTCCCAAGTGCTTATTTGTATATCAACACAACGGGTTATTTCTTACCAATCAGAGTTTATTGACAAAGCCGTGtataatatgtatacaaaatctGCGAACCATAGTGACCAACTCCACTAGACCCATCTGGACTCTCAACACAGTGGACGCAGgttttctgtaagaaaatacAATGGCGGACAAAACTGGAGAAATTGATTTGGAGAACAGGGATCCTAACGGATTAAATAGTCATCTCGGGGTAGGGAGATACAGCATTCTATGTCAAAGAAATCTGATTAGTAAAATGGTTAGGTCTCGCAAAGTAGAAACAAGAGTACATTTGATAGTACAAAAACCGTTTGGAATAGTGTACATGGGCGAAATTTAACGTTTTGTAGTTGGATGTGGAACATATctttaaagttgtttttctgAAAGCGAAACAAAAGTGAATATATGTCTACATATTCTGTCtaattgatataatgaattCCATATCGAATCACAGATTATGCTATTGAATCAGATTGAATTATTATTATGATTTTCCCCTGAACTGCCTCTTTTCACGTGGTGGCTGTATTTTAAGgatacgtacatgtatgatattgttAGTTTAGACAATGGGCGTTTAAATCATAGGTAATGTAAATAAATACTATAGAGGAAATTCGATTTATGATAACGACAATTTTTCACTGCATGATGTGGAATGTTAATTTTCTGTCTATTTTACATAATAGActctacttttttataaattaaattcTATATACGTTTAAACATAAATGTAAGTCTccgtatataaaaaaaaaagaagtttggCATACTATGTGTGATGTTCATTTATTACATCTGCAACTCGTTTCGTGTTTTGGTTGTTTTTATCATCGCTATATGAGTCTTATTTTCACAATCTTGTCAGATAATTACTACTTAAATTTTGTATCGACATGTTTGTAAAATAGAAAGTATGCGTTGAATTACCAGATTTGATTGGATTCCAATAACTACTTCtaattacaattttgataattttgatgtATGTATACCGGAAGGCTTTAAGACACCCTTTTCGTATTTATAGACTCTACTCTTCAATGATGTCATCGGAGAACCGGATGGGACCCATAGTATCGACTGTGTCTTTAAGCTGTCCAACACATGTTTTGAGTGCTGGAAGGGTTTGTGCTACAAGTTGCTTACCTTGTGTTGCGGTTGCTGCATAGCTATCGAGTGGGGTTGCGAATTCGCCTACATCGCATTTGCCCATATTTGGTTCATAACACCTTGCTTCAAATGCTGTGAAATGAACTGTGCAATTTTCCAACGAATCTATACCACGTGTATCAACTGTTGTTGTACTCCATGCTACGAGTCCTTTGGAGGAATATTCCATCATTTCAAGAGATGAAAACAGACTCGTTGAATTATTTATTAAGATGTTCTTTTCAAAGCTGGAATGAACAATTTTCTTTTCTCTTCAttgttatattaaaataaattttataaaatatcagaCTTTTGTTACATTTTCGAATATGAATTGTTGATTATTAGTACTGGTGCCCAGTGACATTGAATACGAAATACTTAAAACGGTATactattaaatatatttcaatagaGTAAACACTAGTTGTATTGAAACGTACCACAGCTCCTGTAATCACTGTAAACAGGAACTACACGTCACTATTTAAATTcagaagataacgaatagtcaCCAATCTCATAAAAGGAatacaacataaaaaaaaccctgaatatatcagaggtaggatcaggtgcctaggaagagtaagcatcccttgatcagtaatccgcagtcaaaatcagtatgtcaaCTCACTCTGACACCCCAATATTTTCATCGGAAACATTTTAGGGTTTCTAACAATCTTGAAACAAAGTATCCACTAAAATAGGATACTTTAAACGTATATCTGATGGCGTGTGTAGCTTCATTGTCCGCCGTAACACTGCTGTTTACAAGTCGACAACTGCATGCTATTTGTCAAGTGTTGACGATGATAGATATGcctattttgcatttcttatgCATTCTGGATACACAATAAGTCAACTAAGTAATATCTACGCAGTTCGATCCCGAACCCAACATGGTTGTTATATTTGCATATGCATCAGTTGGTAACAGGGAAATCGTATAGTATGTGAAGAAGAAAAACCTGAATTCAACTAAAAATTATACTTTATGAACTTAGAATTTTCTTTTGCAAtgcataatgtatatatatatatatatatatatatatatatatatatatatatatatatatagtcacaTACCATACTTTTGGAGATTACTAATTAAAATTTAGGGATGATACCCATCCCAACCTTGATATCATATGAACGAGTGCTGAACAAACAAGTTTGTAACAATGTATAGTgagatattcataattttagGAATATATCTGCATGTTTTATGTTAATTTCAGGGTCTATGTTCATAGTTTCTTACAAAATGGTATTACATTTGTATACACACATCTCCTATTGTCCTAGTGGGGCCATTTCAGAAGTCAATACAACAAATTTCTTTCAATGATACAAGTACCTGTCATTATATTTCTCGTAAGCGAGATATAGAGctcagaagattttttagtcTGGTATTAAAAAGACCAATCccacattttttctttaatacgTTTAAtgaatatgaaagctttctaagaAGTGTAATAGAATATACCAATATATACACGTATCATAGATGGCTTAATTAATGTCAAAGTTTACAAACTGTTATACGAACAATCTATAGATGTATCTTTTGAATGGAAAACGATAATGAGAAGGtgcattttgattggttgagaAATATATGTTTCTCTCGATTGTTTCGGGGTCTTTATCGTGAGAAATTTGCTCTGTAAATAAAGAACTCGGGACAAAATGTAGATTTTTAAATCATGTATGTATAGTTTGTTCTACATAAGACATATATTTACTCACGAAAGAAGCTTGGAAAAGCTAGACAAATTTTACATACGCCATGCATTGTTATTCACTGAAATAAACGCTCAATAAGTGTTTAATTGTATCTCAACATAACGGGTTATTTCTTACCAATCAGCGTTTATTGACAAAGTCTTGTATAATATTTATACAGTTATACGAACCATAGTGACCAGGTGTAACATACCCGCTTGGACACTTAACACTGCGGACGCAGAAAAAGTTTTCTGTTGGGAATCAAAACGATGGACAAAACTGGAGAAATTGATTTGGACAACCGAGATCCCAATGGATTGAACAGCCATCTCGGGGTAAGGGGTGTGCTCAGTTTCCGTAGAGTGACAATTTCTATAGGAATGTGAATTGGTTTTTCAACCAATAGTTAGATTTGTTGTTATCAAaggtaaattttttaaaaaaaaagtagaaaaaCAGAACACACGCGCTGGAACAAGTATCATACTAAACGACAATTTAATGTTCtgttgatttattattttacgcgagtactttaAAATATGGCGAATATATACGTCAAATCGCGTGAACACGAATTCGCGGGTCGTCTGTTAATTAAGAGTTCTTGCACGTATTTTAGCAACAGAGAATTAgaagcgagtaattttatttcgcgAGTTACGTCTCTCGCGATATTACGCGTATATTTCGGAATCTACAGGTACAGCTACAGATACAGTTTTAAACGTTCTATAATTTGATACGAAAATCATTTCACGAGTGTGACAgggtttgtttatttatttttcttaaaagttttatttaggAGTAAAGCATTTCTTCTAGAATAATTGAAGTTTAATTATTTGGTTTCCCAAGTAACTGCTATTTTGAAATTTGTGCAGAATCGGAACGACATGGTCCCGACAAATGTAGTGTCGcttaattgataattttttgatATAGATAGTATTAAATCGGACAGAATATGAAGAAAGTGTTTCCGGTGTGACAGATGTGTTTCAATGTGAAAACTGCAATTCTATTCGAGGACTTACAATACGCTTACGTATGGAAGTACTAATTGCACTACATTCGTCTGTCAGTGACGGGGTTATATCCCACAAAACTGCGATCATAAATTATCATTAGATGTCTGcgcatatatatttttgtaacgcACTATAATTAATTTATCTGCAAACCATTACGTTTTATCATCGCGCTATCAGTCTGACAAGGAATATGTAATACGTAATCTCCGAGTTGCCCgatagttatttccctttgttaAACTCTTAGGCATGGTGAGGCGCAAAATCTGTTTACGTATTCTCGTGGTAGGTACAaatgccttcatatattgcataAAGGATGATTACAATACGTCATGCTACCACCCGAACTGCAGGGGCACACAAATTTAATAAGTTTATGAGAGTTTGacaataaaatagctcaaacaaaaatcggtAATCACTATCTTTATTTGAGAAAAGTATCACTCACGTAGAAGAGGAAATAGATAATGATTTCATATTTAGTTTAATGGTTTAATTCaatcaaatcattttcaatatggtcagttcaatgtatacatgtagcaatggcTGACATAAACAAAACT belongs to Ostrea edulis chromosome 7, xbOstEdul1.1, whole genome shotgun sequence and includes:
- the LOC125654765 gene encoding caveolin-1-like, giving the protein MADKTGEIDLENRDPNGLNSHLGTLLFNDVIGEPDGTHSIDCVFKLSNTCFELWKGLCYKLLTFCCGCCIAMEWGCEFAYIAFAHIWFISPCLKVCEINCGVCQRIYTTCINCCCTPCYESIGGIFHHFKR